In Miscanthus floridulus cultivar M001 chromosome 5, ASM1932011v1, whole genome shotgun sequence, one genomic interval encodes:
- the LOC136452206 gene encoding F-box protein At5g03100-like isoform X2: MPRGKTVKGAVQQPAGGSGGIESLPDGILEHILGFLPSAEAVRTSVLARRWRHLWKSATGLCVGCCDPDQQVSVEDLRSLVNHLLILRRGSPLEKCYFTFDAELISDDDVSHVNLWFRHVVTCKVHVLSLFIFGRSSGEPRLEQDNLPLRSQHLRRLELTTVQVHNSLLNFSNCPALDHLKIVDCKLSSVNKIVSESLKHLCIDLSVGSCDSHIRIYTPNVASLRLERFEGRTPILEGMPSLLEACVKITHSCRDYCTNANFFWTCDCGSCDSSDSAANGSINCVLLRGLSEANSLALKSDYGMFIFKRDLRWCPVFTNLKTLLLNCYWYVPDDFRALACSLEHSPVLEKLTFELHEWFGYKVQIKLRVSSMKRSSAISEHLKKVEINCQKVDNTVLKGLWWK; this comes from the exons ATGCCTCGAGGGAAAACGGTCAAGGGAGCGGTTCAGCAGCCCGCTGGTGGCAGCGGGGGCATTGAATCACTGCCTGATGGAATCCTTGAACACATCCTTGGCTTCTTGCCGTCTGCGGAGGCCGTCCGCACTAGCGTACTCGCCCGCAGATGGCGCCACCTCTGGAAATCCGCCACGGGCCTGTGTGTGGGGTGCTGCGACCCAGATCAACAGGTGTCTGTGGAGGATCTCCGGAGCTTGGTGAACCATCTGCTGATCCTCCGCAGAGGCTCGCCCCTTGAGAAATGCTATTTCACGTTCGATGCTGAGCTCATCAGCGATGATGATGTGTCCCACGTAAACCTCTGGTTTCGGCATGTTGTGACATGCAAAGTTCATGTTCTCAGCCTCTTTATATTTGGACGTAGTTCTGGTGAGCCCAGGCTTGAACAAGACAACCTGCCTCTCAGATCCCAGCACCTGAGGCGGCTGGAGCTCACTACTGTACAGGTCCACAACAGTTTGCTTAACTTTTCAAACTGTCCAGCCTTGGATCATCTAAAGATTGTGGATTGTAAGTTGTCATCGGTCAACAAGATTGTGTCCGAGTCCCTGAAACATCTTTGTATCGATTTGTCCGTAGGCAGCTGTGATTCTCACATCCGCATTTACACCCCAAATGTTGCCTCACTGCGCCTTGAGCGTTTTGAGGGGAGGACTCCAATTCTTGAGGGGATGCCCTCACTACTGGAGGCATGTGTCAAAATAACACACTCTTGTAGGGACTACTGCACTAATGCAAATTTTTTTTGGACTTGTGATTGTGGATCTTGTGATAGTTCTGATAGCGCAGCCAATGGCAGTATCAACTGCGTGCTTCTAAGAGGTTTATCGGAGGCTAATAGCTTGGCGTTAAAATCTGATTATGGCATG TTTATTTTTAAAAGAGATTTGAGATGGTGCCCTGTGTTTACAAATCTAAAGACCTTGTTGTTGAATTGCTACTGGTATGTGCCTGATGACTTCCGTGCACTAGCGTGTAGTCTTGAACACTCACCTGTTCTAGAGAAGCTCACTTTTGAACTTCACGAG TGGTTTGGATATAAAGTGCAAATCAAACTACGTGTCAGTTCAATGAAGCGATCAAGTGCAATTTCAGAACACCTTAAGAAAGTCGAGATCAACTGTCAAAAGGTTGACAATACAGTTCTCAAG GGTTTGTGGTGGAAATGA
- the LOC136452206 gene encoding F-box protein At5g03100-like isoform X1: MPRGKTVKGAVQQPAGGSGGIESLPDGILEHILGFLPSAEAVRTSVLARRWRHLWKSATGLCVGCCDPDQQVSVEDLRSLVNHLLILRRGSPLEKCYFTFDAELISDDDVSHVNLWFRHVVTCKVHVLSLFIFGRSSGEPRLEQDNLPLRSQHLRRLELTTVQVHNSLLNFSNCPALDHLKIVDCKLSSVNKIVSESLKHLCIDLSVGSCDSHIRIYTPNVASLRLERFEGRTPILEGMPSLLEACVKITHSCRDYCTNANFFWTCDCGSCDSSDSAANGSINCVLLRGLSEANSLALKSDYGMFIFKRDLRWCPVFTNLKTLLLNCYWYVPDDFRALACSLEHSPVLEKLTFELHEWFGYKVQIKLRVSSMKRSSAISEHLKKVEINCQKVDNTVLKVLKFLCAFNICKITCNAPHSFIFLTFTVMSIYMKESMQPSKLVRKS, translated from the exons ATGCCTCGAGGGAAAACGGTCAAGGGAGCGGTTCAGCAGCCCGCTGGTGGCAGCGGGGGCATTGAATCACTGCCTGATGGAATCCTTGAACACATCCTTGGCTTCTTGCCGTCTGCGGAGGCCGTCCGCACTAGCGTACTCGCCCGCAGATGGCGCCACCTCTGGAAATCCGCCACGGGCCTGTGTGTGGGGTGCTGCGACCCAGATCAACAGGTGTCTGTGGAGGATCTCCGGAGCTTGGTGAACCATCTGCTGATCCTCCGCAGAGGCTCGCCCCTTGAGAAATGCTATTTCACGTTCGATGCTGAGCTCATCAGCGATGATGATGTGTCCCACGTAAACCTCTGGTTTCGGCATGTTGTGACATGCAAAGTTCATGTTCTCAGCCTCTTTATATTTGGACGTAGTTCTGGTGAGCCCAGGCTTGAACAAGACAACCTGCCTCTCAGATCCCAGCACCTGAGGCGGCTGGAGCTCACTACTGTACAGGTCCACAACAGTTTGCTTAACTTTTCAAACTGTCCAGCCTTGGATCATCTAAAGATTGTGGATTGTAAGTTGTCATCGGTCAACAAGATTGTGTCCGAGTCCCTGAAACATCTTTGTATCGATTTGTCCGTAGGCAGCTGTGATTCTCACATCCGCATTTACACCCCAAATGTTGCCTCACTGCGCCTTGAGCGTTTTGAGGGGAGGACTCCAATTCTTGAGGGGATGCCCTCACTACTGGAGGCATGTGTCAAAATAACACACTCTTGTAGGGACTACTGCACTAATGCAAATTTTTTTTGGACTTGTGATTGTGGATCTTGTGATAGTTCTGATAGCGCAGCCAATGGCAGTATCAACTGCGTGCTTCTAAGAGGTTTATCGGAGGCTAATAGCTTGGCGTTAAAATCTGATTATGGCATG TTTATTTTTAAAAGAGATTTGAGATGGTGCCCTGTGTTTACAAATCTAAAGACCTTGTTGTTGAATTGCTACTGGTATGTGCCTGATGACTTCCGTGCACTAGCGTGTAGTCTTGAACACTCACCTGTTCTAGAGAAGCTCACTTTTGAACTTCACGAG TGGTTTGGATATAAAGTGCAAATCAAACTACGTGTCAGTTCAATGAAGCGATCAAGTGCAATTTCAGAACACCTTAAGAAAGTCGAGATCAACTGTCAAAAGGTTGACAATACAGTTCTCAAGGTTTTGAAGTTCCTGTGTGCATTTAACATATGCAAGATAACTTGCAATGCTCCTCATTCATTTATATTCCTTACATTTACCGTAATGTCCATTTATATGAAAGAAAGTATGCAGCCTAGTAAGTTAGTTAGGAAATCATGA
- the LOC136452206 gene encoding F-box protein At5g03100-like isoform X3, whose product MPRGKTVKGAVQQPAGGSGGIESLPDGILEHILGFLPSAEAVRTSVLARRWRHLWKSATGLCVGCCDPDQQVSVEDLRSLVNHLLILRRGSPLEKCYFTFDAELISDDDVSHVNLWFRHVVTCKVHVLSLFIFGRSSGEPRLEQDNLPLRSQHLRRLELTTVQVHNSLLNFSNCPALDHLKIVDCKLSSVNKIVSESLKHLCIDLSVGSCDSHIRIYTPNVASLRLERFEGRTPILEGMPSLLEACVKITHSCRDYCTNANFFWTCDCGSCDSSDSAANGSINCVLLRGLSEANSLALKSDYGMFIFKRDLRWCPVFTNLKTLLLNCYWYVPDDFRALACSLEHSPVLEKLTFELHEWFGYKVQIKLRVSSMKRSSAISEHLKKVEINCQKGLWWK is encoded by the exons ATGCCTCGAGGGAAAACGGTCAAGGGAGCGGTTCAGCAGCCCGCTGGTGGCAGCGGGGGCATTGAATCACTGCCTGATGGAATCCTTGAACACATCCTTGGCTTCTTGCCGTCTGCGGAGGCCGTCCGCACTAGCGTACTCGCCCGCAGATGGCGCCACCTCTGGAAATCCGCCACGGGCCTGTGTGTGGGGTGCTGCGACCCAGATCAACAGGTGTCTGTGGAGGATCTCCGGAGCTTGGTGAACCATCTGCTGATCCTCCGCAGAGGCTCGCCCCTTGAGAAATGCTATTTCACGTTCGATGCTGAGCTCATCAGCGATGATGATGTGTCCCACGTAAACCTCTGGTTTCGGCATGTTGTGACATGCAAAGTTCATGTTCTCAGCCTCTTTATATTTGGACGTAGTTCTGGTGAGCCCAGGCTTGAACAAGACAACCTGCCTCTCAGATCCCAGCACCTGAGGCGGCTGGAGCTCACTACTGTACAGGTCCACAACAGTTTGCTTAACTTTTCAAACTGTCCAGCCTTGGATCATCTAAAGATTGTGGATTGTAAGTTGTCATCGGTCAACAAGATTGTGTCCGAGTCCCTGAAACATCTTTGTATCGATTTGTCCGTAGGCAGCTGTGATTCTCACATCCGCATTTACACCCCAAATGTTGCCTCACTGCGCCTTGAGCGTTTTGAGGGGAGGACTCCAATTCTTGAGGGGATGCCCTCACTACTGGAGGCATGTGTCAAAATAACACACTCTTGTAGGGACTACTGCACTAATGCAAATTTTTTTTGGACTTGTGATTGTGGATCTTGTGATAGTTCTGATAGCGCAGCCAATGGCAGTATCAACTGCGTGCTTCTAAGAGGTTTATCGGAGGCTAATAGCTTGGCGTTAAAATCTGATTATGGCATG TTTATTTTTAAAAGAGATTTGAGATGGTGCCCTGTGTTTACAAATCTAAAGACCTTGTTGTTGAATTGCTACTGGTATGTGCCTGATGACTTCCGTGCACTAGCGTGTAGTCTTGAACACTCACCTGTTCTAGAGAAGCTCACTTTTGAACTTCACGAG TGGTTTGGATATAAAGTGCAAATCAAACTACGTGTCAGTTCAATGAAGCGATCAAGTGCAATTTCAGAACACCTTAAGAAAGTCGAGATCAACTGTCAAAAG GGTTTGTGGTGGAAATGA